One window of the Pleurocapsa minor HA4230-MV1 genome contains the following:
- a CDS encoding filamentous hemagglutinin N-terminal domain-containing protein: MAKFWRKDTQAAIAWVSNDHSRFNGCGFLGSLMGWCLVSYPLAAQVTPDSSLGTETNTDNNVTEITGGTSSDSNLFHSFQEFSVETGNTAYFNNGAEIVNIIGRVTGSSGSNIDGLIRANGDANLILINPNGITLGSNARLDIGGSFLGSTANSVVFEDGTVLNTDPNSQPLLTISAPVGLQLGQNSAAIEVSGADLNTGLEISPGNTFALVGNGITFDGGVVTAESGRIDLGSVGAGQVSISEIAAGWQLGYEEVTQFGELQLLGRSALLNPNIAANSTGGIQVQGSNIILERSQITAQTLADAPGGNIVVNASESLALSGKAAVGENSSQISNNVRAGATGQGGAIDITTGKLDINPRSFIDSSIFGAGSAGDIKIAATQININGAGFLEFQQRYRIDALEGNLRPDSRITGIFAGTSTTGTAANIAIETDALNLTDGAIIFTPVYIAGNGGNINVTANEINLKASAIQNGGGVDSLATASLGNINLTSDRLKVSDGATVINLTFGDVSGGSINVVADSIDLSNSPPESIIGTGLFTNTTLGSGEGGDLNVSANTITLKDAVIASNSGAILPDGTVIPFGGLGGDIQIEARESIDVSGVVFNTDNPQLSVSAVAGIGTTTFSDSDGGNLTIDTGRLLVRDGANFASSTFNAGEGGQLTINAAESVELIGITTETGITLGGLFASSGSIIPELEVTGASGNISITTPNLTVRDGAVIDVQSDNLGDAGSINLVTDSVLLAKGGALSATTQDGAGGNIQIDTKVLQLNRGLINASVLGQGTGGNIEINAQDSVQITGTSYEQLQSTLFDSNLFSPEFFANLSIDQINEGILAAAANSGDAGTIEIQTANLELKQGGLIATATAGSGSAGSILLNASESLVVNSSFISNNTFFSGAGGDIAIDTSRLEILQGGQITASTLGLGNGGSVAIDASESVTVAGRAENTDLVPNRSETLISNISVGAQPLTTITGNGGNLTINTPQLKIDDRAAISIGSTGSGNAGSLEVNADSIMLDNQGVISADTQSGRGGNIILNADNLIWRGGSFTTATSRGTGNGGNITFNSNNLLALEGSRVTANAFMGMGGNIQVNTQGLFICQTCQVTASSELGLDGLVDIETLEPTTSLSSLEIPQQPTQPQEEVAVACPSESRNNSQLTITGRGGLPNRPQELLNARSLIEFAPVAASKTPIKPVKQAILPPPARGWYRLPSGQVMLTAQNMDNLASPQNSPINTVNCHN; encoded by the coding sequence ATGGCAAAATTTTGGCGCAAGGATACTCAAGCTGCAATAGCTTGGGTGAGCAACGACCACAGCAGATTTAATGGTTGCGGATTTCTTGGCAGCTTAATGGGCTGGTGTTTGGTGAGTTATCCCCTTGCAGCTCAAGTTACTCCTGATAGTAGTCTTGGCACTGAAACTAATACTGACAATAACGTGACGGAGATTACTGGAGGGACTTCCTCAGATAGTAATTTATTTCATAGTTTTCAAGAGTTTTCTGTTGAAACTGGCAACACAGCTTATTTTAATAATGGTGCTGAGATCGTTAATATTATTGGTCGCGTTACAGGCAGTAGCGGCTCGAATATCGACGGTTTAATTCGAGCAAATGGCGATGCTAATCTGATCTTGATCAACCCCAACGGTATTACTTTGGGCAGTAACGCCAGGTTAGATATCGGCGGATCATTTTTGGGTAGTACCGCCAACAGCGTAGTGTTTGAAGATGGTACTGTGTTGAATACAGATCCCAATAGCCAACCTTTATTGACTATTAGCGCCCCCGTGGGTTTACAGTTGGGACAAAATTCGGCAGCAATTGAAGTATCAGGAGCAGATCTCAATACGGGGTTAGAAATATCACCAGGCAATACTTTCGCTTTAGTAGGTAACGGCATTACTTTTGATGGTGGAGTGGTCACAGCCGAATCTGGCAGAATTGACCTGGGTAGCGTCGGTGCAGGACAGGTTAGTATTAGTGAAATTGCTGCGGGATGGCAGTTAGGATATGAAGAAGTAACGCAGTTTGGGGAACTTCAGCTATTGGGGAGATCTGCTCTACTTAACCCTAATATAGCTGCTAACTCCACGGGAGGAATTCAAGTGCAGGGAAGTAATATTATTCTAGAGCGATCGCAAATTACTGCTCAAACCCTAGCAGATGCCCCAGGGGGAAATATTGTAGTTAATGCCTCAGAATCTCTAGCTCTATCGGGAAAAGCAGCGGTGGGTGAAAATAGCTCACAGATCTCGAATAATGTTAGAGCAGGGGCAACTGGTCAAGGTGGCGCAATTGACATTACCACAGGCAAATTAGATATTAATCCGCGATCGTTTATCGATAGTAGTATCTTTGGTGCTGGAAGTGCTGGCGATATTAAGATTGCTGCTACACAAATCAATATCAATGGCGCTGGATTTTTAGAATTTCAACAAAGATATCGCATTGATGCTCTTGAGGGAAATTTACGACCAGACAGTCGGATTACAGGGATTTTTGCGGGGACTTCTACTACTGGTACAGCAGCGAACATCGCGATTGAAACTGATGCTTTAAATTTAACCGACGGGGCAATTATTTTTACTCCTGTCTATATCGCTGGAAATGGAGGGAATATTAATGTAACTGCCAATGAGATTAACCTAAAGGCATCGGCAATCCAGAACGGTGGGGGGGTAGACAGTTTAGCGACGGCTTCTTTGGGCAATATTAATCTAACTAGCGATCGCTTAAAAGTCAGTGATGGGGCAACGGTAATCAATCTTACTTTTGGTGATGTTTCAGGAGGAAGTATAAATGTAGTTGCTGATTCTATTGATTTAAGCAATAGCCCTCCTGAGAGTATTATCGGCACGGGATTGTTTACCAATACCACTTTAGGTTCAGGGGAGGGGGGCGATCTTAATGTGAGTGCTAACACCATAACTTTAAAAGATGCCGTCATTGCTAGTAATTCAGGGGCAATCCTACCAGATGGCACAGTAATTCCCTTTGGTGGTTTGGGGGGAGATATTCAGATTGAAGCCAGAGAAAGCATTGACGTATCAGGAGTTGTCTTTAATACCGATAATCCACAACTATCTGTGAGTGCGGTTGCGGGGATTGGCACTACCACTTTTAGTGACTCTGACGGCGGCAATTTAACCATTGATACTGGTAGACTCTTAGTCCGCGATGGAGCCAACTTTGCTTCATCAACTTTCAATGCAGGGGAGGGGGGACAGTTAACGATTAATGCTGCTGAATCGGTTGAGCTAATTGGAATTACAACCGAAACAGGGATAACTCTTGGGGGTTTATTTGCCTCCTCTGGCAGTATTATACCTGAGCTAGAAGTTACTGGTGCTTCAGGCAATATAAGCATCACCACTCCTAATTTAACCGTCCGAGATGGCGCAGTTATTGACGTACAGAGTGATAACCTGGGGGATGCGGGCAGTATTAATCTAGTTACTGATTCAGTTTTGTTGGCTAAGGGCGGGGCTTTATCTGCCACCACGCAAGATGGAGCAGGGGGAAATATTCAGATCGATACCAAGGTGCTGCAATTAAACCGTGGATTAATCAACGCTTCGGTATTAGGTCAGGGAACAGGAGGCAATATTGAAATTAACGCTCAAGATTCGGTACAAATTACGGGAACTAGCTATGAACAACTCCAATCAACTCTATTCGATTCCAATTTATTTAGTCCAGAATTTTTTGCTAATCTGAGCATCGACCAAATTAATGAAGGTATCTTAGCCGCTGCTGCAAATAGTGGTGATGCAGGAACAATTGAGATTCAAACCGCCAATCTAGAACTGAAACAAGGAGGTTTGATTGCTACTGCCACGGCAGGAAGTGGATCGGCAGGCTCTATTTTGCTTAACGCCTCAGAATCATTAGTAGTCAATAGTTCATTTATTTCTAACAATACTTTTTTTAGCGGTGCAGGTGGTGATATTGCAATTGATACTAGTCGATTAGAAATTTTGCAAGGAGGACAGATCACAGCTTCTACTCTTGGTCTAGGAAATGGTGGCAGTGTCGCGATCGATGCTAGTGAATCAGTAACCGTTGCGGGACGGGCAGAAAATACCGATCTGGTACCAAATCGCTCAGAAACTTTAATCAGTAATATTTCAGTCGGGGCGCAACCTTTAACCACAATTACAGGCAACGGTGGTAATTTAACCATCAATACCCCCCAGCTCAAGATTGACGATCGCGCGGCCATTTCGATTGGCTCTACAGGTAGTGGTAATGCGGGTAGTCTGGAGGTTAATGCCGATTCAATTATGCTTGATAACCAAGGGGTAATTTCGGCAGACACTCAATCTGGTCGAGGTGGCAATATTATTTTAAATGCTGACAATCTTATTTGGCGAGGAGGAAGTTTTACCACTGCTACATCCAGGGGAACGGGTAATGGGGGGAATATTACATTCAACAGTAACAATCTACTGGCTTTAGAAGGTAGTCGCGTCACCGCTAATGCCTTTATGGGTATGGGAGGCAATATTCAAGTTAATACCCAAGGATTGTTTATCTGTCAAACCTGTCAGGTAACTGCTAGTTCTGAATTAGGTTTAGACGGGTTGGTAGACATCGAAACTTTAGAACCGACTACTAGCCTAAGTTCCTTAGAGATACCTCAACAACCAACCCAACCTCAAGAAGAAGTCGCGGTGGCTTGCCCCTCAGAATCAAGAAATAATAGTCAGCTCACAATTACTGGTCGCGGTGGATTACCAAATCGACCTCAAGAGCTATTAAATGCGCGATCGCTGATTGAGTTTGCGCCTGTTGCTGCGAGTAAAACACCAATCAAACCAGTTAAACAAGCTATTTTACCCCCTCCTGCCCGTGGCTGGTATCGTCTTCCTAGCGGTCAGGTAATGCTGACGGCACAGAATATGGACAACTTGGCTTCACCCCAAAATTCGCCCATTAATACCGTAAATTGTCATAATTAA
- a CDS encoding DUF937 domain-containing protein, protein MSIFNQILSAIDNPQQEASNNQLGSILDTVQQLSGNYQTNPSAVESAMSIVGGYTKSALQQQRNQGGTAQVNQMLNQFGGTQASPQVLSALFGSSQLQNMIAQISQRTGLNSQTIQSMLPILVPLVLNLLKTGNNKSNVQGGNPVVNSFLDSDGDGDVDISDMMTMASRHLGR, encoded by the coding sequence ATGAGTATCTTTAATCAAATCCTCAGCGCGATCGATAACCCCCAGCAAGAAGCAAGCAATAACCAACTTGGTTCAATCCTCGATACGGTGCAGCAGTTAAGCGGAAATTATCAAACTAACCCTAGTGCGGTAGAGTCGGCAATGTCAATTGTGGGGGGCTATACTAAGTCGGCACTGCAACAGCAACGTAATCAGGGTGGTACGGCACAGGTTAATCAGATGTTAAATCAGTTTGGCGGTACTCAGGCTAGTCCTCAAGTTTTATCGGCTTTATTTGGTAGTTCTCAGCTACAAAACATGATTGCACAAATTAGCCAGCGTACTGGTTTAAATTCTCAGACAATTCAGTCAATGCTGCCCATTCTCGTGCCTTTGGTGCTAAATCTCTTAAAGACAGGAAACAATAAAAGTAATGTCCAGGGAGGTAATCCTGTGGTAAATAGCTTTCTCGATTCTGATGGCGATGGCGATGTTGATATCAGCGATATGATGACTATGGCTTCGCGTCATCTTGGCAGATAG
- a CDS encoding response regulator, with translation MRILLVEDDQILVELLSTTLAQQSYAIDVATDGEQGWIYGSTYTYDLIILDWSLPKLDGIELCQRFRAHDYDTPIILLTSRTGSQNKIRGLDAGADDYICKPFDVEELTAHIRALLRRLTCDFLPVLRWGNLELNPCTSKVTYQGQSLLLTAKEYRLLELFLRHSQEVFSVEKIIDHLWSSTEYPAQATVRSHLRHLRQKLKHACFPDDLITTVRGQGYCLKPIAQDRDVSNLPTQTSPEINPDQELTKQSLHLSALTSIWEKHQSRREQQLTTLGQTINSLSAGNLEISDRLSGIIVAHSLAGNLGQFGLDRAAELAKEIEQLLQNDFNHDSNKLLVLSDKFASLRAELTTKQDIVRQISDKLAENSPLLLIITSNSDFAAQLIPEAKNQGIRTKVIATPELVQNWLDEKQAKGEQLPQAVLLEISFTENVQEYLALIAEFKLLTPSIPVIVIGDRDHFGDRLLVARHGGKFYLTQPVNPSQIMAVYHKAVQHLSLGKKVMIVDDDVELLQTLPTLLKPWGFKLTTLDDPRQFWDVLQAVAPDLLVLDIEMPHLSGIEICKVLRTYPYWCKLPVLFLSIHQDAAISTEVFANGANDLVNKPVLAQQLAHRILNCLNLKK, from the coding sequence ATGCGAATTTTATTAGTTGAAGATGATCAAATTTTGGTCGAGCTATTAAGCACAACTTTAGCCCAACAAAGCTATGCGATCGATGTGGCAACAGATGGTGAACAGGGATGGATTTACGGTTCTACCTATACCTATGATTTAATCATTCTCGACTGGTCTTTGCCCAAATTAGATGGAATTGAGTTGTGTCAGCGTTTTCGCGCTCACGATTATGATACGCCAATCATCTTATTGACATCTCGTACTGGTAGTCAAAATAAAATTCGTGGTCTTGATGCTGGTGCAGATGATTATATTTGCAAGCCGTTTGATGTCGAAGAATTAACTGCTCATATTCGCGCTTTACTACGTCGATTGACCTGTGATTTCTTGCCTGTATTACGGTGGGGAAATCTAGAGCTAAATCCCTGTACTAGCAAAGTTACCTATCAGGGACAATCATTATTGCTCACAGCTAAAGAATATCGATTGCTAGAGTTGTTTCTACGTCATAGTCAAGAAGTTTTTTCAGTGGAAAAGATCATCGATCATTTATGGTCTTCTACTGAATATCCTGCTCAGGCAACGGTAAGATCTCACTTGCGACACTTACGTCAAAAATTAAAACATGCCTGTTTCCCTGATGATTTAATTACCACTGTCAGAGGACAAGGTTATTGCCTCAAACCTATTGCTCAAGATCGAGACGTTAGTAATTTACCAACTCAGACTAGCCCAGAAATTAACCCAGACCAAGAATTAACCAAACAATCGCTACATTTAAGTGCTTTAACCTCTATCTGGGAAAAACATCAGTCTAGAAGAGAACAACAACTAACAACTTTAGGTCAAACTATTAACTCGTTAAGTGCTGGCAATTTAGAAATTAGCGATCGCCTTTCTGGCATTATTGTGGCTCATAGTTTGGCGGGGAACTTAGGACAGTTTGGCTTAGATCGAGCTGCTGAATTAGCTAAAGAAATAGAACAACTATTGCAAAATGATTTTAATCACGACTCAAATAAATTACTGGTGTTATCTGATAAATTTGCATCTCTACGAGCAGAATTAACTACTAAACAAGATATAGTTCGGCAAATATCCGATAAATTAGCCGAAAATTCGCCTTTATTATTAATAATTACGAGTAATAGCGATTTTGCTGCACAATTAATCCCTGAAGCAAAAAATCAAGGAATTCGCACAAAAGTAATCGCTACTCCTGAATTAGTGCAAAATTGGCTCGATGAAAAACAAGCAAAAGGTGAGCAACTTCCACAGGCTGTGCTACTAGAAATATCTTTTACTGAAAATGTGCAAGAGTATTTAGCCTTAATTGCCGAATTTAAGCTACTAACACCATCCATACCAGTTATTGTCATTGGCGATCGCGATCATTTTGGCGATCGCTTGCTCGTAGCACGACATGGAGGCAAATTTTATCTTACCCAGCCAGTTAATCCTAGCCAAATTATGGCCGTTTATCATAAAGCAGTACAACACTTGTCTTTGGGGAAAAAGGTGATGATTGTTGATGACGACGTAGAACTCTTACAGACATTACCAACTTTACTCAAGCCTTGGGGATTTAAACTGACTACCCTAGACGATCCGCGACAATTTTGGGATGTACTGCAAGCTGTTGCTCCCGATCTATTAGTGTTAGACATAGAAATGCCCCACTTGAGCGGTATTGAAATATGCAAAGTTCTACGAACTTATCCCTACTGGTGTAAATTACCAGTTTTATTTCTGAGCATTCATCAAGACGCTGCTATCTCCACTGAGGTATTTGCTAACGGTGCCAATGATTTGGTCAATAAACCAGTTCTTGCTCAACAACTGGCTCACCGAATTCTTAATTGCCTCAATCTTAAGAAATAA
- a CDS encoding response regulator, with the protein MTKKNILLIDDEETIQEVVQVGIGIEAGWQVEIASSGLEGINLAQNQQPDAILLDVMMPGMDGIDTLSQLKTNHQTSDIPVIFLTAKAQAAEKNQFKSLGVVDVITKPFNSMTLASQIAKILGWQL; encoded by the coding sequence ATGACTAAAAAAAACATCTTACTGATCGACGATGAAGAAACTATTCAAGAAGTAGTCCAGGTGGGAATCGGCATCGAAGCTGGTTGGCAAGTAGAGATCGCTTCTTCTGGTTTAGAAGGAATTAATTTAGCGCAAAACCAACAGCCTGACGCTATTCTCTTAGATGTCATGATGCCAGGTATGGATGGTATCGATACTTTATCTCAATTAAAAACTAATCACCAAACCAGTGATATTCCCGTAATTTTTTTAACCGCCAAAGCCCAAGCTGCTGAAAAAAACCAGTTTAAAAGTTTAGGAGTCGTCGATGTAATTACTAAACCTTTTAATTCTATGACCCTTGCCAGTCAAATAGCCAAAATACTGGGATGGCAGCTGTAA
- a CDS encoding PAS domain S-box protein, with translation MAGVKKSPTKKSFLEAVYKHSLEAIAILDHQDRIVAINPAGCRLFGVSKKKLIDRSISQFLVSAINWAQVAERGEIQLKQAKKQVKTVEYSRVLDLLPDYNLLVLRDVSDSQLQATAELDLYYQRVELFAEVTLKIRQSLQLPEILQTTVTEVQRILAADRVLIYQVFANGTGMPIKEAVLPDFKPILGVEFPEEVFPADYRQLYTKGRVRAIANVHAIDAGLAECLIEFMDEWQIRSKLVVPILQNFKSPTAGEHLWGLLIAHQCQATREWTEFEQELMQQLADQIGIALSQAELLENLEDLVAERTAKLRQEINVRTKAETALRHSEEQLRLIANGLPVLIAYVDNQQHYRFNNQAYQTWLGLSPQEICHQHLAQVHGEDDYQQVSQHVASVLKGETVTYERDLVLQDGCLHSLSVTYIPHLQEQNTVQGFFALTSDISDRKAIERMKDEFLSVVSHELRTPLTSIHSSLKILSTGKLGSLSTQGERMLKIADEQTERLVHLVNNVLDLQRIQSGKINMNKQACPARELIEEAVQAMKTLAQSQGIQLSCQPSNLVVWADRDYIVQTLTNLVSNAIKFSPAQSTVVLSAAKNPQPNLDRQPQSISYITFAVQDRGQGIPQDRLETIFERFQQVDSSDSRKKGGTGLGLAICRQIVEGHGGQIWAESCLENGSTFYFTLPELIQLESDRHD, from the coding sequence ATGGCGGGAGTAAAAAAATCTCCAACCAAAAAGTCATTCTTAGAAGCAGTATATAAACATTCCTTAGAGGCGATCGCCATTTTAGATCATCAAGATCGGATCGTGGCAATAAATCCTGCTGGTTGTAGGCTCTTCGGCGTTAGTAAAAAGAAGTTGATCGATCGATCGATTAGCCAATTTTTGGTATCTGCTATTAATTGGGCGCAGGTTGCAGAGCGAGGCGAAATTCAGCTTAAGCAAGCAAAAAAGCAGGTTAAGACTGTTGAATATAGTCGAGTTCTAGATTTATTACCTGATTACAATCTACTGGTTTTGAGAGACGTTTCTGATTCTCAATTACAGGCAACAGCCGAACTAGATCTTTATTATCAACGAGTAGAATTATTTGCGGAAGTTACCCTGAAAATTCGTCAATCCCTTCAGTTACCAGAAATTCTTCAAACTACTGTGACTGAAGTGCAAAGAATTTTAGCGGCAGATCGTGTCTTAATTTATCAGGTTTTTGCCAACGGTACGGGAATGCCGATTAAAGAAGCAGTATTGCCAGACTTTAAGCCAATTTTAGGGGTAGAGTTTCCTGAAGAAGTATTTCCCGCAGATTATCGGCAGCTTTATACCAAAGGAAGAGTTAGAGCGATCGCTAATGTTCATGCGATCGACGCGGGATTAGCAGAATGCCTGATTGAGTTTATGGATGAATGGCAGATTAGAAGTAAGCTGGTGGTACCGATTCTGCAAAATTTTAAGTCTCCAACCGCAGGCGAACATCTATGGGGTTTGTTAATTGCCCATCAATGTCAAGCAACTAGAGAATGGACAGAATTTGAACAAGAATTAATGCAGCAATTAGCCGATCAGATTGGCATTGCCTTATCCCAAGCAGAGTTACTGGAAAACTTAGAGGACTTGGTTGCCGAACGTACTGCTAAATTAAGGCAAGAAATCAATGTTCGTACCAAAGCAGAAACAGCGCTGCGTCATAGTGAAGAACAGCTACGTTTAATTGCCAATGGTTTACCTGTTCTCATTGCCTATGTAGATAATCAACAGCATTATCGCTTTAACAATCAGGCTTATCAAACTTGGTTAGGGCTATCTCCCCAAGAGATTTGTCATCAGCATCTTGCCCAAGTTCATGGAGAAGACGATTATCAACAAGTTAGCCAACATGTTGCCAGCGTACTTAAGGGAGAAACAGTAACTTATGAACGCGATCTAGTTTTACAAGATGGATGTCTGCACTCTTTAAGTGTTACTTATATTCCTCACCTGCAAGAACAAAATACAGTTCAAGGATTTTTTGCTCTGACTAGCGATATTAGCGATCGCAAAGCGATTGAACGGATGAAAGACGAATTTCTTTCCGTTGTCAGCCACGAACTGCGTACGCCGTTAACCTCGATTCATAGTTCCCTCAAAATTTTGTCAACTGGTAAGCTGGGTAGCCTGTCAACTCAGGGCGAGCGAATGCTTAAAATTGCCGACGAGCAGACTGAGAGATTAGTTCACCTAGTCAATAATGTTCTGGATCTCCAGCGAATTCAGTCGGGCAAAATCAATATGAACAAGCAAGCCTGTCCAGCCAGAGAATTGATAGAAGAAGCAGTCCAAGCGATGAAAACTTTGGCTCAGTCACAAGGAATTCAGCTATCCTGCCAACCCAGTAATCTAGTTGTTTGGGCAGATCGAGACTATATAGTACAAACTTTGACCAATTTGGTCAGTAATGCGATTAAATTTTCTCCCGCTCAAAGTACCGTAGTGCTATCAGCAGCAAAAAACCCTCAGCCAAATCTTGATCGCCAACCTCAATCAATCTCCTACATTACTTTTGCCGTTCAGGATCGAGGACAGGGTATTCCCCAAGATCGCCTAGAAACAATCTTCGAGAGGTTTCAACAGGTAGATTCTTCTGATTCTCGCAAAAAAGGAGGCACTGGTCTAGGTTTGGCTATCTGTCGTCAGATAGTGGAAGGACATGGTGGGCAAATTTGGGCTGAAAGTTGTTTAGAAAACGGCAGTACTTTTTATTTCACCTTACCAGAACTAATTCAATTGGAGAGCGATCGCCATGACTAA
- a CDS encoding phycocyanobilin:ferredoxin oxidoreductase — protein sequence MVTQFKFSLRERQHYLIQQLANWIESKWKHDLNLSPYNIPEDLGYVEGNLAEEKLIIENRCYQTTQFRKLHLELAQVGDRLDILHCVMFPRLNYDLPIFGVDLVGTQAGIGAAIVDLSPVNSQGVLSSDYIRALANLPAIDFSQPRALPAWGNIFSGFCLFVHPHNAEEEGLFLERVQQYLAVHCKIALATSALTDKLEQAQVLSRQRHYCNQQQQNDKTRRVLEKSLGETWTDRYMSQMLFDCP from the coding sequence ATGGTTACTCAATTTAAGTTTTCTCTGAGAGAACGTCAGCACTATTTAATTCAGCAGTTGGCAAACTGGATCGAATCTAAGTGGAAGCATGACTTAAATCTCTCTCCCTATAACATTCCTGAAGATTTGGGTTATGTCGAGGGCAATCTGGCAGAAGAGAAATTAATTATCGAAAATCGTTGCTATCAAACCACTCAATTTCGCAAGCTACATTTAGAGTTAGCTCAAGTAGGCGATCGCCTTGATATTTTACATTGTGTCATGTTTCCCCGTCTCAATTACGATCTACCTATATTTGGGGTGGATTTAGTCGGCACTCAAGCGGGAATTGGCGCAGCAATTGTGGATTTGTCCCCCGTAAATAGCCAAGGAGTTCTTTCTTCTGATTATATTAGGGCTTTGGCAAATTTACCTGCCATCGATTTTTCCCAGCCTCGCGCATTACCCGCATGGGGTAATATTTTCTCTGGGTTCTGTTTGTTTGTACATCCCCATAATGCTGAAGAAGAAGGACTTTTTCTGGAGAGGGTGCAACAATATTTAGCCGTACATTGTAAAATTGCTCTGGCGACATCTGCTCTTACTGACAAACTAGAACAGGCTCAAGTTTTATCAAGACAACGCCACTACTGTAATCAACAGCAACAAAACGATAAAACCCGCAGGGTATTAGAAAAATCTTTGGGTGAAACTTGGACAGATCGCTACATGAGCCAGATGCTCTTTGATTGCCCTTGA
- a CDS encoding phycobilisome linker polypeptide, with protein sequence MLGKSVISGRSSSSSNNRIFVYEVTGLKQSQDNDSNSYSFRNSGSTFVSVPYNRMNEEMQRIGKMGGTIVSIQSLEALKQQEHKDNSEAPEETKAARHKKKQAAKDHQN encoded by the coding sequence ATGTTAGGAAAATCAGTAATTAGCGGTCGTTCGAGTTCATCATCAAACAATCGTATTTTTGTGTATGAAGTTACGGGACTAAAGCAAAGCCAAGATAATGATAGCAATAGCTATTCATTTCGTAACAGTGGCAGTACTTTTGTTTCTGTTCCCTATAATCGCATGAATGAAGAAATGCAGCGGATTGGCAAAATGGGGGGAACTATTGTCAGTATTCAATCTCTCGAAGCTTTGAAGCAACAGGAGCATAAGGATAATTCTGAAGCACCTGAAGAAACTAAAGCTGCCAGACACAAGAAAAAACAAGCTGCTAAAGATCATCAAAATTGA
- a CDS encoding phycobilisome linker polypeptide, giving the protein MAITTAASRLGVSAFSDRAPLELRPNYTQDDAQAVIKAVYRQVLGNDYIMQSERLTATESLLCNGSLTVREFVRAVAKSELYKTKFFYDNFQTRVIELNLKHLLGRAAYDESEVIYHLDLYQNKGYEADIDDYIDSAEYEASFGDNIVPYYIGFATQPSQKIVGFTRMFQLYRGYANSDRAQVAGTASRLAKDLALNSVSAVVAPSGGGVGWAYQESSQGNAPNKAFRTANQDNRIYRVEISAMNLPRYPKVRRVSRAILVPYDKLTPTLKKINKMGGKVASVTLA; this is encoded by the coding sequence GTGGCAATTACAACAGCAGCCTCTCGTTTAGGGGTTTCTGCTTTTAGCGATCGCGCACCTTTAGAGTTACGTCCTAACTATACTCAAGACGATGCTCAGGCGGTAATTAAGGCTGTTTATCGGCAAGTTTTGGGTAACGATTATATTATGCAGTCTGAGCGTTTAACCGCTACAGAATCTTTACTGTGTAATGGTTCATTGACGGTACGGGAATTTGTCCGAGCAGTAGCTAAATCAGAGTTATATAAGACTAAGTTCTTTTATGACAATTTTCAAACTAGGGTGATTGAGTTAAATCTCAAGCATTTATTAGGTCGAGCAGCCTATGACGAGTCTGAAGTGATTTATCACCTCGATCTTTATCAAAATAAGGGTTATGAGGCAGATATCGACGACTATATCGACTCCGCTGAATATGAAGCCAGCTTTGGTGACAATATAGTTCCCTATTACATCGGTTTTGCGACTCAACCATCGCAGAAAATAGTTGGTTTTACCCGTATGTTCCAACTATACCGAGGTTATGCTAATAGCGATCGCGCTCAGGTAGCAGGCACAGCATCTCGCTTGGCCAAAGATCTGGCTCTTAATAGTGTTTCTGCGGTGGTAGCACCTTCAGGGGGAGGAGTCGGCTGGGCTTATCAAGAATCTAGTCAAGGAAATGCTCCCAATAAAGCATTTAGAACTGCCAATCAAGATAATCGTATTTATCGCGTTGAAATATCGGCAATGAATTTACCCAGATACCCTAAAGTGCGTCGGGTTAGTCGAGCTATTTTAGTGCCTTACGATAAACTTACCCCCACGTTGAAAAAGATCAACAAAATGGGTGGAAAGGTTGCCAGCGTTACCTTAGCTTAA